In the Flavisolibacter tropicus genome, one interval contains:
- a CDS encoding DUF2723 domain-containing protein: protein MNFKKVNNITGWIVCVIACLVYILTAEANGSFWDCGEFVASAYKLQLPHPPGAPLFTLLGRFFIVLFGGTNPAYAVNVMSAIASGFTILFLFWTVTHFGRKLLVGFNEEPNSAQTTTIMAAGIVGAFAYTFSDSFWFSAVEGEVYALSSFFTALVFWAMLKWERADFAAGSDRVLQARADRWIVFIFFMMGLSIGVHLLNLLTIPAIVMIYYYKRYKYTRNSAIWAFLIGCVITGVVQVAVIQWTIKLAGKFDVWFVNGFNLPFFSGFIFFFVLLTVAVLLGLRYARQKGIGFLQLGLWCFVFMMLGYATYATTMIRSSANPAIDMNNVDNPMSLNYYLGREQYGSAPLVYGPHFQADYKYGDDGRVVMKEGSMRYSKGDNKYIELGVDKEPEFDSKDKQLFPRIWDRSNDQGHATFYADWLGLQATQNPQTGEQGYEAPTYADNINWFFTYQMAHMYWRYFMWNFAGKQNDIQGFGSKRDGNWKTGFAFIDNSRLGDQDKMPESLKHNKANNSLFLLPFVLGLLGCIYHFMKDRRDWIVTFLLFFFTGIAVVLYLNQPGNQPRERDYAYVGSFYAFAIWIGLAVIALVRMATEREDQTTFKNIMIYGSIATLVLSFFINIHGGSALSTFALPIVFAAFTGIMFYVVRAVGGANRNLRTATVMAFILCMIAPAVMAVEEWNDHDRSSKTLAPSMARNYLESCAPNAVLFTFGDNDTYPLWFAQEVEGVRPDIRIINTSLLGIDWYVNQLRYKVNQSDPIDVIWTPNQISGLSYITFRPQGDQQRAYPLSDVMKNVIGPMLNGEDKSQVQATFPVKKFVVPVDASSLQKYGVVNPTDSTYAQLQFDLPADKNFLTLDQLTILNIIAANGWKRPIYFTSPYGELGFGQYLRKDGLTYRLVPVKNKFPQQNWMTEQALRGTSIRDNNTDVMFNNLMTKFTSGGANKPGVYFDEENRRHLLSIRSTFGEAAGNMADEGRKQDAMKLLDKAESLLNTENLPYAMASRYNSHNQTGLLYLEAAYKAGYTQLADKVKAAIRKDLMDQKAYYDYMRAEKGDFYNTVSREAEINEFLMQLLDGIEKQYNPAAGAPVKENPKQAADSATKK, encoded by the coding sequence ATGAATTTTAAAAAAGTCAACAACATTACCGGCTGGATCGTTTGTGTGATCGCTTGCTTGGTCTACATCTTAACGGCAGAAGCCAATGGTAGCTTTTGGGATTGTGGCGAGTTTGTAGCTAGTGCTTATAAACTTCAACTACCACACCCACCTGGAGCGCCACTTTTCACGCTGCTAGGTCGCTTCTTTATTGTTTTATTTGGCGGCACCAATCCAGCATATGCTGTGAATGTGATGAGTGCCATAGCCAGTGGCTTCACCATTTTGTTCCTTTTCTGGACAGTTACGCATTTTGGTCGTAAACTTCTGGTAGGTTTTAATGAAGAACCTAATAGTGCGCAAACGACTACTATCATGGCCGCAGGTATTGTCGGTGCATTTGCTTACACTTTTTCTGACTCCTTTTGGTTTAGCGCAGTTGAAGGTGAGGTATATGCCCTTTCATCTTTCTTCACTGCACTGGTATTCTGGGCGATGTTGAAATGGGAACGTGCTGACTTTGCAGCTGGGAGCGACCGTGTTTTACAAGCACGTGCCGACCGCTGGATCGTGTTCATCTTCTTTATGATGGGTTTATCAATAGGCGTTCACTTACTAAACCTGTTGACCATTCCGGCCATTGTAATGATCTACTATTATAAGCGCTATAAATACACACGCAATAGTGCCATTTGGGCATTCCTTATTGGCTGCGTTATTACAGGCGTTGTACAAGTAGCGGTTATTCAATGGACCATAAAGCTGGCGGGTAAGTTTGATGTTTGGTTTGTGAATGGCTTTAATCTACCCTTCTTCTCTGGCTTTATCTTCTTCTTTGTTCTATTAACGGTTGCCGTTTTGTTAGGCCTTCGTTATGCCCGTCAAAAAGGTATTGGCTTTTTACAATTGGGTCTATGGTGCTTTGTATTCATGATGCTGGGTTATGCTACTTATGCTACTACAATGATTCGTTCTAGCGCTAATCCTGCTATTGACATGAACAACGTAGACAACCCAATGAGCTTGAACTATTACCTGGGCCGTGAACAATATGGTTCAGCACCTTTAGTATATGGACCACACTTCCAGGCCGACTATAAATATGGTGATGATGGCCGCGTGGTAATGAAAGAAGGCTCAATGCGCTATTCAAAAGGCGACAATAAGTATATTGAGCTGGGTGTAGATAAGGAACCTGAATTCGACAGCAAAGACAAGCAACTGTTTCCTCGTATTTGGGATCGTAGCAATGACCAGGGACATGCTACTTTCTATGCTGACTGGTTAGGCTTACAGGCCACACAAAACCCTCAGACTGGCGAGCAGGGTTATGAAGCTCCTACTTACGCAGATAACATTAACTGGTTCTTTACCTACCAAATGGCGCATATGTACTGGCGCTATTTCATGTGGAACTTTGCCGGTAAACAAAACGACATCCAAGGTTTTGGTAGCAAAAGAGATGGCAACTGGAAAACCGGGTTTGCCTTTATTGATAACTCTCGTTTAGGTGACCAGGATAAAATGCCTGAAAGCTTAAAGCATAATAAAGCTAACAATAGTCTTTTCTTATTGCCTTTTGTGCTTGGACTATTGGGCTGTATTTACCATTTTATGAAAGATCGCAGAGATTGGATCGTTACCTTCCTGCTATTCTTCTTTACAGGTATAGCTGTTGTACTTTACCTGAACCAACCTGGTAATCAGCCTCGTGAACGTGACTATGCCTATGTAGGATCCTTCTATGCATTTGCTATATGGATTGGCCTGGCAGTGATCGCACTGGTGCGTATGGCTACTGAAAGGGAAGACCAAACCACCTTTAAAAACATCATGATCTACGGTAGCATTGCTACTTTAGTATTAAGCTTCTTCATCAATATTCATGGAGGATCTGCCTTAAGTACGTTTGCATTACCTATTGTATTTGCAGCATTTACAGGCATCATGTTCTATGTTGTTCGTGCAGTTGGCGGAGCCAATAGAAACTTACGTACAGCAACTGTAATGGCCTTTATTCTTTGTATGATCGCTCCTGCTGTAATGGCTGTTGAAGAGTGGAATGATCATGACCGTAGTTCTAAGACTCTTGCACCATCTATGGCCCGCAACTATTTAGAAAGCTGCGCGCCTAATGCTGTTCTGTTCACCTTTGGTGATAACGATACTTATCCTTTATGGTTTGCACAGGAAGTAGAAGGTGTTCGCCCTGACATTCGTATTATCAATACCAGCCTGTTAGGTATTGATTGGTATGTAAACCAACTGCGTTATAAAGTCAACCAAAGTGATCCGATCGATGTGATCTGGACGCCAAATCAAATCAGCGGTTTGTCCTATATTACTTTCCGCCCACAAGGTGACCAACAACGTGCTTATCCATTGTCAGATGTAATGAAGAATGTCATTGGGCCAATGCTGAATGGCGAAGATAAATCACAGGTGCAGGCTACATTCCCCGTTAAGAAGTTTGTGGTTCCTGTAGATGCAAGTTCTTTACAGAAGTATGGTGTAGTAAATCCAACGGATTCGACTTACGCACAATTGCAATTTGATCTTCCTGCAGACAAGAACTTCCTGACACTGGATCAATTGACCATCTTAAACATCATCGCCGCGAATGGCTGGAAGCGTCCGATCTATTTTACATCCCCTTATGGTGAATTAGGCTTTGGACAATACTTGAGAAAAGATGGATTGACCTATCGCTTGGTACCAGTGAAGAACAAGTTTCCTCAGCAAAACTGGATGACAGAACAAGCACTAAGAGGCACTTCTATCAGGGACAACAATACCGATGTGATGTTCAACAACCTGATGACGAAGTTTACGTCAGGTGGTGCAAACAAGCCTGGTGTTTACTTTGATGAAGAGAACCGTCGTCACTTGTTAAGCATTCGCTCCACATTTGGTGAAGCTGCTGGTAATATGGCAGATGAAGGCCGTAAGCAAGATGCCATGAAATTATTGGATAAGGCAGAAAGCCTGCTGAATACGGAGAACTTGCCTTATGCAATGGCAAGCCGATATAATTCTCACAACCAAACAGGCCTGTTGTATTTGGAAGCAGCTTACAAGGCTGGCTATACCCAGTTGGCTGATAAAGTAAAAGCCGCTATCAGAAAAGACCTGATGGACCAAAAGGCTTACTACGATTATATGAGAGCTGAAAAAGGCGATTTCTATAACACAGTATCTCGCGAAGCAGAAATCAATGAGTTTTTGATGCAACTGCTTGATGGAATAGAAAAACAGTATAATCCGGCAGCAGGAGCTCCTGTTAAGGAAAACCCCAAACAGGCAGCCGATAGTGCCACTAAGAAATAA
- a CDS encoding YqjF family protein, which yields MNNIFLSAEWRNLLMANYVIDPKVLQPFVPAYTELDTFDGVHYVSLVGFLFTNTRIRGIGVPFHRTFEEVNLRFYVRYKDKGQWKRGVVFVKEIVPKRMISFVANTIYKEKYATHSMYHQWAYSEEELKVSYHWKVGKEWNFLSAIAEKEATLVAEGSAEEFITEHYWGYTQINSQATGHYEVSHPRWNIHKVKEYNIQCSVEPLYGRAFAQALQQPPQSVFLADGSAIKVMKGGKTIITSMG from the coding sequence ATGAACAACATCTTTCTTTCAGCAGAGTGGCGAAACTTGCTCATGGCCAATTATGTCATCGACCCTAAAGTTTTGCAACCGTTTGTTCCAGCCTATACCGAATTAGATACATTTGATGGTGTTCACTACGTAAGCTTGGTAGGCTTTTTATTTACCAATACCAGGATTCGTGGCATTGGTGTTCCTTTTCACCGCACGTTTGAAGAAGTTAACCTTCGGTTTTATGTTCGCTATAAAGACAAAGGACAATGGAAGCGAGGCGTAGTGTTTGTGAAAGAAATAGTACCGAAGCGCATGATTTCTTTTGTAGCCAATACCATCTATAAAGAGAAATATGCCACACACTCCATGTACCATCAATGGGCTTATTCAGAAGAAGAACTCAAAGTAAGCTATCATTGGAAGGTTGGCAAAGAGTGGAATTTTCTTAGCGCTATTGCAGAAAAAGAAGCAACGCTGGTAGCAGAAGGTTCAGCTGAAGAATTTATTACCGAACACTATTGGGGGTATACACAAATAAATAGCCAGGCAACGGGTCATTATGAAGTAAGTCACCCCCGCTGGAATATTCATAAAGTAAAGGAATACAATATTCAATGCAGTGTAGAGCCCTTGTATGGCAGAGCATTTGCTCAGGCGCTTCAGCAACCGCCCCAATCTGTATTCCTGGCAGATGGCTCCGCTATTAAAGTCATGAAAGGTGGCAAAACAATTATAACAAGCATGGGATAG
- a CDS encoding putative quinol monooxygenase, which produces MITRIVKMTFREEEINAFQTFFEERRQLIRNFEGCTHLELWQDKADPTVFFTYSHWHSESHLNAYRSSDFFADTWTLTKQKFAAKPEAWTVEPRM; this is translated from the coding sequence ATGATCACTCGTATTGTGAAAATGACTTTTCGTGAAGAAGAGATCAACGCATTTCAAACCTTTTTTGAAGAACGCAGACAACTTATAAGAAACTTTGAGGGTTGCACCCATTTAGAACTTTGGCAAGACAAAGCTGATCCAACTGTATTCTTTACCTATAGCCACTGGCATTCTGAATCGCACTTAAATGCCTATCGCTCCTCCGATTTCTTTGCCGACACTTGGACATTAACCAAGCAGAAGTTTGCTGCCAAACCAGAAGCTTGGACAGTGGAACCGCGGATGTAA
- a CDS encoding SAM hydrolase/SAM-dependent halogenase family protein codes for MPLVTLTSDIGQQDYLVGAAKGRLLRINPEFQIIDISHSLSPFNYPQGAYVCRSAIRNFPEFTFHIVLINLFESKPDQLLFAFHKDQYVLCADNGLLGMILEDKPDMVIGIPFEKTAIKNTLYCIDVAAKAITQLVNGEPIQRIGNPDPSYIEKNPLRPMLGESWIEGQIIFIDNFENVVVNITQEQFEQQRRGRRFKIVFKRDEVIDRISGSYADVPQGEKLVMFNSAGYMEIAINKGNAAGLFGLRGYNETHTATSTMVQNRLFYQTVKVFFE; via the coding sequence ATGCCATTGGTAACCCTGACATCCGATATTGGCCAACAAGACTATTTAGTTGGTGCTGCCAAGGGTCGTCTGTTACGCATCAATCCCGAATTTCAGATCATTGATATTTCACATAGCCTGTCGCCCTTTAATTACCCTCAGGGTGCCTATGTATGCAGAAGCGCTATCCGGAATTTTCCAGAGTTCACCTTTCATATAGTCTTAATCAATCTCTTTGAGTCAAAGCCTGATCAACTCTTATTTGCTTTTCATAAGGACCAATATGTGCTTTGTGCCGACAATGGACTATTAGGTATGATCCTGGAAGACAAACCCGATATGGTGATTGGTATTCCCTTTGAAAAAACAGCCATTAAGAATACCCTGTATTGTATTGATGTAGCAGCCAAGGCCATTACACAATTGGTAAATGGTGAGCCTATACAACGAATAGGCAATCCCGACCCTTCCTATATTGAAAAAAATCCACTACGCCCAATGTTAGGCGAGAGCTGGATAGAAGGCCAGATCATTTTCATCGACAACTTTGAAAATGTTGTTGTTAATATTACGCAGGAACAGTTTGAGCAGCAGCGCAGAGGTCGCCGCTTCAAAATTGTTTTTAAACGCGATGAAGTTATAGACCGAATCAGTGGCTCATATGCCGATGTGCCCCAAGGCGAAAAGCTGGTAATGTTTAACAGTGCCGGCTATATGGAAATTGCTATTAACAAGGGAAATGCAGCAGGACTTTTTGGCTTGCGCGGATATAACGAAACGCACACAGCCACCAGCACCATGGTGCAGAACCGCCTATTCTATCAAACCGTAAAAGTGTTTTTTGAATGA
- a CDS encoding SDR family oxidoreductase encodes MATSFKDKVVVVTGGTDGIGKALVELLLAQGAKVATCGRNHDKIYQLQSSFPSYPLHTIVADVSSENDCRHFIESTIKVFGGIDVLINNAGVSMRALLTDLKTDVLHQVMNTNFFGAVYCTKYALNSIIERKGSIVGVSSIAGYRGLPGRSGYSASKFALQGWLEAIRTELLDSGVHVMWVCPGFTTSNIRNAALDKNGQPQGETPMDESKLMSSEACAAYVLEAIDKKKRTLVLTFKGKQTVFMNKFFPSLADKLVKNFFFRDGKLVK; translated from the coding sequence ATGGCCACATCCTTTAAAGATAAAGTAGTAGTTGTAACCGGAGGTACAGACGGCATTGGAAAAGCATTAGTAGAACTACTACTAGCACAAGGTGCCAAAGTGGCTACTTGCGGCAGAAACCATGACAAAATTTACCAATTACAGTCTTCCTTCCCTTCTTACCCCTTACATACTATAGTAGCAGATGTGAGCAGTGAAAATGATTGCCGCCATTTTATAGAGTCAACCATTAAAGTGTTTGGCGGTATTGATGTTTTAATTAATAATGCAGGCGTCTCTATGCGTGCCTTATTAACAGACCTCAAAACCGATGTGTTGCACCAAGTAATGAACACCAACTTCTTTGGTGCTGTGTATTGTACAAAGTATGCGTTGAATTCTATCATTGAAAGAAAAGGAAGTATTGTGGGTGTATCTTCTATTGCAGGATATAGAGGCTTACCCGGCCGAAGTGGCTATTCCGCCTCAAAATTTGCCTTACAAGGATGGCTGGAAGCCATTCGCACGGAGTTATTAGACAGTGGCGTACACGTTATGTGGGTTTGCCCAGGATTCACTACTTCTAATATTCGAAATGCAGCTTTAGATAAAAATGGCCAGCCACAGGGTGAAACGCCGATGGATGAAAGCAAATTAATGAGTTCCGAAGCGTGTGCAGCCTATGTGCTAGAAGCCATTGATAAAAAGAAAAGAACCTTGGTTTTAACATTTAAAGGAAAGCAAACAGTATTTATGAACAAATTCTTTCCTTCATTAGCCGATAAGCTGGTAAAGAATTTCTTTTTTAGAGATGGAAAGCTGGTGAAATAG
- the aqpZ gene encoding aquaporin Z: MKKYLAEFIGTFWLVLGGCGSAVLAAAFPDVGIGLLGVSLAFGLTVLTIAYSLGHISGAHLNPAVTLGLWAGGRVSNKDVFPYIIAQILGGIAGAGVLYILATGNGSSIGSFAANGYGEHSPGHYSMGAAVVCEFVMTFMFLIIILGATDNHATKSFGGIAIGLGLTLIHLISIPVTNTSVNPARSISQALFVGDWAISQLWLFIIIPIAGAMVAGFVYRFLTKPETGSIMASNESVTVVPHH, encoded by the coding sequence ATGAAAAAGTACTTAGCAGAATTCATAGGAACCTTCTGGTTAGTATTAGGCGGTTGCGGAAGTGCAGTTCTGGCGGCAGCCTTTCCTGATGTCGGTATTGGCTTATTAGGTGTTTCGCTTGCATTCGGCCTCACGGTCTTGACCATTGCCTACTCGCTGGGACATATATCTGGAGCCCATTTAAACCCAGCGGTTACCCTAGGCCTTTGGGCAGGAGGCAGAGTGAGCAACAAAGATGTGTTCCCTTATATTATAGCCCAGATATTGGGAGGCATAGCTGGTGCCGGTGTTCTTTACATTCTTGCAACTGGCAATGGTTCAAGTATTGGAAGCTTTGCCGCTAATGGTTATGGAGAACACTCGCCCGGCCATTATAGCATGGGTGCCGCCGTAGTTTGCGAGTTTGTAATGACATTTATGTTTTTAATTATCATTTTAGGAGCCACTGACAATCATGCTACTAAATCATTTGGCGGTATTGCTATTGGGCTTGGACTTACCCTAATTCATTTGATCAGCATTCCTGTAACTAATACATCCGTCAATCCTGCAAGAAGTATAAGCCAGGCATTATTTGTTGGCGATTGGGCAATTTCACAGCTTTGGTTATTTATAATAATCCCAATTGCCGGTGCTATGGTAGCTGGCTTTGTTTATAGATTCCTGACAAAACCTGAAACAGGTTCAATTATGGCTAGTAATGAGAGTGTAACAGTAGTTCCACACCATTAA
- a CDS encoding nuclear transport factor 2 family protein — protein sequence MRPLLPFVYMMLLFSCNEKSSSTNAISSNADTPSQASTDVNTEDKVFDVPVLYKNWEMGSHENTRTVLKMYKAWDEKSIKDMEALLADSIIMELPDGKRRAAARDKMVEELVKARNHYLSTSNEIIAAYPIHNIDHNEDWVNVLVYNKWTYNDRVRDSLLYQDLWKIKDGKINYLLTLQLSPSRVGIKKLDEITNK from the coding sequence ATGCGTCCATTACTTCCATTCGTATACATGATGCTCCTATTTTCCTGTAATGAGAAGTCATCTTCTACCAATGCTATAAGTTCAAATGCCGACACTCCAAGCCAGGCCTCTACAGATGTAAATACAGAGGACAAAGTATTTGACGTACCGGTTCTGTATAAAAACTGGGAAATGGGTTCGCATGAAAATACCCGTACCGTGTTAAAGATGTATAAAGCCTGGGATGAAAAGTCCATTAAGGATATGGAAGCATTACTGGCAGACTCGATCATTATGGAATTACCCGATGGTAAAAGACGAGCAGCAGCAAGAGATAAAATGGTTGAGGAGCTTGTTAAGGCAAGAAACCACTATTTGTCCACCTCAAATGAGATCATAGCCGCTTATCCCATTCATAATATTGACCATAATGAAGATTGGGTCAATGTATTGGTGTATAATAAATGGACGTACAATGACCGCGTTAGAGATTCATTACTTTACCAGGATCTATGGAAGATCAAGGATGGAAAAATAAATTATTTGTTGACGCTTCAATTAAGTCCCTCACGCGTTGGTATCAAAAAGCTTGATGAAATAACAAATAAGTAA
- a CDS encoding OmpA family protein, with the protein MKKILTIIIVFSVLLSGCKTMNKQQKGTAIGATGGAALGAVVTKGSIWGILAGAAIGGTAGNLIGKKMDKQAKDLKQAIPTAQVERVNEGINVTFESGLMFPINSYAISESYKSDLTSAAEVFNKYPETNIVIEGHTDDTGSDEINMTLSQKRAEAVRDFFISKGVDANRLQAKWYGETQPKYPNTDEENRKKNRRVELAVVANEKMKQEAKEGKLEK; encoded by the coding sequence ATGAAAAAAATATTGACGATAATAATAGTCTTTTCTGTTTTACTATCTGGTTGCAAGACCATGAATAAGCAGCAAAAAGGAACCGCAATTGGCGCAACAGGTGGAGCAGCTTTAGGCGCAGTTGTTACTAAAGGAAGTATCTGGGGCATATTAGCAGGTGCTGCAATTGGCGGCACTGCCGGCAACCTGATTGGCAAGAAAATGGATAAGCAGGCAAAGGATTTAAAACAGGCTATACCTACCGCACAAGTAGAACGGGTAAACGAAGGGATAAATGTTACGTTTGAATCCGGGTTAATGTTTCCGATCAACTCTTACGCGATCAGTGAAAGTTATAAATCCGATCTAACAAGCGCAGCCGAAGTTTTTAATAAATACCCGGAAACCAATATAGTAATTGAGGGTCATACAGATGATACAGGGTCGGATGAAATAAACATGACACTTTCGCAGAAAAGAGCAGAAGCAGTAAGAGACTTTTTTATTTCAAAGGGTGTAGATGCCAACAGGCTGCAGGCTAAATGGTATGGAGAAACACAACCCAAGTATCCAAACACAGATGAAGAAAACCGTAAGAAAAACAGACGGGTTGAATTGGCTGTAGTTGCCAATGAAAAAATGAAGCAAGAAGCTAAGGAAGGAAAATTAGAGAAGTAA
- a CDS encoding tetratricopeptide repeat protein, producing MKSTILFIICLSIYSQAFSQTFTMGKNCKEKNQAGINQLKDKKYDEALQTFSQMEKSCNTKDAKEAWAVGKAEAFNGLKKYQEAITESEKALKVTKGKSLMGLFQKAIAQNGLKQHEEASKTFAQMMSLTEKNQDTKTRASNYALMASVQSHQLNKPDSAHYYIEKAINMQPDNADFIVQKGDIYFNEKKYNDAFTQYDKAVQMGKTDYEMYTIRSNARLKMLQDKYHTTNVQELRSKMTADEKKLLCADLKKATSFGQKDMQVDMVASLICK from the coding sequence ATGAAAAGCACTATTCTGTTTATCATTTGTCTATCTATCTACAGCCAAGCCTTCTCACAAACCTTTACCATGGGCAAAAACTGTAAAGAAAAGAATCAGGCAGGCATAAATCAGTTGAAGGACAAGAAATATGATGAAGCGTTACAAACCTTTTCACAAATGGAAAAGTCATGCAACACTAAAGATGCTAAAGAAGCCTGGGCTGTTGGTAAAGCAGAGGCCTTTAACGGTCTAAAGAAGTATCAGGAAGCAATTACTGAAAGTGAGAAGGCGCTAAAAGTAACCAAAGGAAAAAGCCTAATGGGGCTATTCCAAAAAGCCATTGCTCAAAACGGATTGAAGCAACACGAAGAAGCCAGCAAAACATTTGCACAAATGATGAGTCTCACTGAAAAAAACCAGGATACAAAAACACGGGCATCTAACTATGCATTAATGGCCTCCGTACAATCGCATCAATTAAATAAACCCGATAGTGCTCATTACTATATAGAAAAGGCAATAAACATGCAACCCGATAACGCAGATTTTATTGTACAAAAGGGAGACATCTATTTTAATGAGAAAAAATATAATGATGCTTTTACCCAATACGACAAGGCGGTGCAAATGGGCAAAACCGACTATGAAATGTATACCATTCGTAGCAATGCCCGTTTGAAAATGCTACAGGATAAATACCATACAACGAATGTTCAAGAGCTACGCAGCAAAATGACCGCAGACGAAAAAAAACTATTATGTGCCGACTTAAAGAAGGCTACTTCCTTTGGCCAAAAAGATATGCAGGTAGATATGGTAGCTTCTCTAATTTGTAAATAA
- a CDS encoding tetratricopeptide repeat protein → MTIYHKIEDFLAELFPGIESTGDLDVLKDQLKRYYTYGAYEPKVSIEGDLVRIDIDTPTILNQDADYRKVVSLCDSGKFSDAKKLLKPLIDKNPSNSEYHRIYGQILSEEGNQEEAINYLIDALRWNPKNGYALLMMGNIFARYKEDLHTARKYYDQALKVNPTDHITINNIGGNLIRLGKLEEGVEYLEKAYAIEPTYPNTSLGIALAYEQLGYPLMAFDFAINCMKYAGKDERLYQVAYSTAGKLAQQYMASGSGKRVFDEYKGFLEGKYKKEIRVEEDSSLPTAAKLEFAEKYNRDYHLIKYKPQYDAVEHLMMHELVHLEFASEARAESANMLFISGAEKRVQFLRDHSNDRRKLQKEGIPEASVANYFEALYDGINLQVYNTPIDLFIEDYLFENYKELRPYQFISLLQLINEGKVAVTDKRAVSLAPRNILTASKVLNLLNAILFKDLYAVDLVKQHNPLPYEQKEAERMWAEFVEYRKDRKPGEEYEIIQHWGEDLKLEKYFELVDEEDFYNRPQTIDEVLNSAIEDPFGTDIDKNFKDKQTKKFLNNQEAIGTNMAVVMFMVDALQFFKGMSKDKIKQLAFEIAMIGTGGINPAPGNTYHVRSIPGKEFSGYHLLAYYYVSWKLAVPEMLADLRLPFDEEYKLAEMMHGGGTK, encoded by the coding sequence ATGACCATTTATCATAAAATAGAGGACTTTCTTGCTGAACTTTTTCCTGGGATAGAGTCTACCGGTGATCTTGATGTTCTCAAAGATCAATTAAAACGGTATTATACCTATGGGGCTTATGAGCCCAAAGTATCTATAGAAGGCGATTTAGTACGAATAGACATCGACACGCCAACCATTCTTAACCAGGATGCCGACTACCGCAAAGTTGTATCCCTTTGCGATAGTGGAAAGTTCAGCGATGCTAAAAAGCTATTAAAACCATTAATTGATAAAAACCCTTCCAATTCAGAATACCATCGGATCTACGGGCAAATACTCTCTGAAGAAGGCAATCAAGAAGAGGCCATCAATTACCTTATTGATGCCTTACGCTGGAATCCTAAGAACGGTTATGCCTTATTGATGATGGGAAATATTTTTGCCCGATACAAAGAAGATCTACATACAGCCAGGAAATACTACGACCAAGCGTTGAAGGTTAATCCAACAGATCATATTACTATTAATAATATAGGCGGAAACTTAATCCGACTGGGAAAACTAGAGGAAGGGGTGGAATACTTAGAGAAAGCCTATGCTATCGAACCTACTTACCCTAATACCTCCCTTGGGATTGCGCTTGCCTACGAACAGCTTGGTTACCCTCTGATGGCCTTTGATTTTGCCATTAATTGTATGAAGTATGCTGGAAAGGATGAAAGGCTTTATCAAGTGGCTTATTCTACAGCGGGCAAACTAGCGCAACAATATATGGCTTCTGGTAGTGGAAAAAGGGTTTTCGATGAATACAAGGGCTTTTTAGAGGGGAAATATAAAAAGGAGATTAGAGTTGAAGAGGATTCTTCATTGCCTACAGCTGCCAAACTAGAATTTGCTGAAAAATATAACAGAGATTACCATCTTATTAAATACAAACCGCAATATGATGCCGTTGAACACTTAATGATGCATGAATTAGTTCATTTGGAATTTGCCAGTGAAGCTAGAGCTGAGAGTGCCAACATGCTATTTATTTCTGGTGCGGAAAAAAGAGTGCAATTCCTAAGGGATCATTCGAATGATCGCAGAAAACTACAAAAAGAAGGCATCCCAGAAGCTTCAGTTGCAAATTACTTTGAAGCCTTATACGATGGTATTAACCTTCAAGTTTACAATACCCCAATAGATCTGTTTATTGAAGACTATCTTTTTGAAAATTACAAGGAGTTACGTCCATATCAGTTTATCTCCTTACTACAGTTAATAAATGAAGGTAAAGTAGCAGTAACCGATAAAAGGGCAGTAAGCCTTGCACCTCGCAACATTCTTACCGCTTCTAAGGTATTAAACTTACTTAATGCTATTCTATTTAAAGACCTGTATGCTGTTGATTTGGTGAAGCAACACAACCCATTGCCATATGAACAAAAGGAGGCAGAACGGATGTGGGCTGAGTTTGTTGAATACCGAAAAGATCGCAAGCCAGGAGAAGAATATGAGATTATTCAGCACTGGGGCGAAGACTTAAAACTTGAGAAGTATTTTGAACTAGTAGACGAAGAAGACTTTTACAATAGGCCACAAACCATTGATGAAGTACTTAATTCAGCTATAGAAGATCCGTTTGGAACTGATATTGATAAGAACTTTAAGGACAAGCAGACAAAGAAGTTCTTGAATAATCAAGAGGCTATCGGCACCAACATGGCTGTAGTTATGTTTATGGTTGACGCACTACAGTTTTTCAAGGGAATGTCAAAGGATAAAATAAAACAACTCGCCTTTGAAATAGCAATGATTGGCACTGGTGGTATTAACCCTGCACCTGGTAACACCTATCATGTCCGCTCTATTCCTGGTAAAGAGTTTTCAGGTTACCATCTACTAGCTTATTACTATGTTAGCTGGAAACTGGCTGTTCCAGAAATGCTGGCAGATTTACGCCTGCCCTTTGATGAGGAATACAAACTAGCAGAAATGATGCATGGGGGTGGCACAAAGTAA